A window of Dickeya zeae NCPPB 2538 contains these coding sequences:
- a CDS encoding metal ABC transporter substrate-binding protein gives MKRSILVMTLSSLLLSPLAMAKELNVVASFSVLGDMVSQIGGQYVHVTDLVQPNGDPHEFEPSPKDSKTLSQADVVFVSGLGLEGWLDRLVKASGYKGEVITASNGIKTLKMEEDGKTITDPHAWNSMKNGIVYAHNIVSALVKADPEHADDYRKQGDSYIQQLQQLDNYATQTFAAIPKEKRKVLTSHDAFGYFAAAYGVRFLSPVGYSTESEASSKTVATLINQIKKEHVKLYFIENQTDPRLVKQIADASGAQPGGELYPEALTDSNGPAATYTAAFKHNVDTIAAGMK, from the coding sequence ATGAAACGTTCCATTTTGGTTATGACACTGTCCAGCCTGTTACTGAGTCCACTGGCAATGGCGAAAGAATTGAATGTGGTGGCAAGTTTCTCGGTACTGGGCGATATGGTCAGCCAGATTGGCGGCCAATACGTCCACGTCACCGATCTGGTGCAACCGAATGGTGACCCGCATGAATTCGAACCGTCGCCAAAAGACAGCAAAACCCTGTCACAGGCGGACGTCGTCTTTGTCAGCGGACTGGGGCTGGAAGGCTGGCTGGACCGTCTGGTAAAAGCCTCGGGCTACAAAGGTGAGGTCATTACCGCGTCCAACGGCATCAAAACATTGAAAATGGAAGAAGACGGGAAAACCATCACCGATCCGCACGCCTGGAACAGCATGAAAAACGGTATCGTCTATGCCCACAACATCGTCAGTGCCCTGGTCAAAGCGGACCCGGAACACGCCGACGATTACCGTAAACAGGGCGACAGCTACATCCAGCAGTTGCAACAACTGGATAATTACGCCACCCAGACGTTTGCCGCCATCCCGAAAGAGAAACGTAAAGTGCTGACCAGCCATGATGCGTTTGGCTATTTCGCTGCCGCCTACGGGGTGCGTTTCCTGTCGCCGGTGGGCTACTCCACCGAGTCGGAAGCCAGCAGTAAAACCGTGGCTACACTGATCAATCAGATCAAGAAAGAGCACGTGAAACTGTACTTTATCGAGAACCAGACCGACCCACGTCTGGTGAAACAAATCGCCGATGCCAGTGGCGCACAGCCGGGTGGCGAGCTTTACCCGGAAGCGCTGACCGACAGCAACGGCCCCGCCGCCACCTACACGGCAGCGTTCAAACACAATGTCGATACCATCGCGGCTGGCATGAAGTAA
- a CDS encoding TIGR00730 family Rossman fold protein, translating to MLKFGVFCGSAPGNNAIYQQQTQSLIRYLVSQNAGIVYGGGKVGLMGLVADTALACGGQVTGVIPKHLVNKELAHPTLTELVITEDMHERKAKMAELADVFIALPGGAGTLEEIIEQWTWAQLGLHHKACILFNVNGYYDGFIDFVARTVRDGFMKQDYLDMLIVSDSPEAVLDKALSYQPPKAKWDQ from the coding sequence ATGTTGAAGTTCGGCGTATTTTGCGGTTCAGCTCCCGGTAACAACGCGATTTATCAGCAACAGACGCAATCCCTTATCCGCTATCTGGTCAGCCAGAACGCCGGCATTGTCTACGGTGGTGGAAAGGTGGGCCTGATGGGACTGGTGGCGGATACCGCACTGGCCTGTGGCGGTCAGGTAACCGGGGTTATCCCTAAGCATTTGGTGAATAAAGAACTGGCACACCCGACGCTCACTGAACTGGTTATCACCGAAGACATGCATGAGCGCAAAGCGAAAATGGCTGAACTGGCGGATGTGTTCATCGCGTTGCCGGGCGGTGCCGGTACGCTGGAAGAAATTATCGAACAGTGGACCTGGGCGCAGTTGGGCTTGCATCACAAAGCCTGCATCCTGTTCAACGTCAACGGCTACTATGATGGCTTTATCGATTTTGTCGCCCGCACCGTGCGCGATGGCTTCATGAAGCAGGATTACCTCGACATGCTGATCGTCTCAGACAGCCCCGAAGCGGTGCTGGACAAAGCGCTGTCTTATCAGCCGCCCAAAGCCAAATGGGATCAATAA
- a CDS encoding VOC family protein, whose amino-acid sequence MGITRLNHAVLYVSDVEKSTAFYRDTLGFRPKPGGSQAVFTQAAESDNDHDLALFAKNLGQQRAGVFRARGEQPGEHEPPAGLYHLAWEVDTLHELKRIRDRLAQEGRLGLEEDHGVHKSVYGHDPDGLLFEVTWFIPADQLTQADRNARGIQPLDFDKELARFG is encoded by the coding sequence ATGGGGATTACCCGCCTGAATCACGCGGTGTTGTATGTGTCCGACGTGGAGAAAAGCACCGCATTCTACCGTGATACGTTAGGGTTTCGCCCCAAGCCGGGCGGCAGTCAGGCCGTATTTACCCAGGCGGCGGAATCGGATAACGATCATGACCTGGCACTGTTCGCCAAAAATCTCGGTCAGCAGCGGGCTGGCGTGTTTCGCGCTCGCGGCGAGCAACCTGGCGAACATGAGCCACCGGCGGGTTTGTACCATTTGGCCTGGGAGGTGGATACGTTGCATGAACTCAAGCGGATTCGTGACCGGCTGGCGCAAGAAGGACGGTTGGGGCTGGAGGAAGACCATGGCGTGCATAAAAGCGTATACGGCCACGATCCGGACGGCCTGCTGTTTGAAGTCACCTGGTTTATTCCTGCGGATCAACTGACGCAGGCGGATCGTAACGCCAGGGGAATTCAGCCACTGGATTTCGACAAAGAACTGGCGCGTTTTGGCTAA
- a CDS encoding DeoR/GlpR family DNA-binding transcription regulator codes for MSWGATLTDTLRVNGERVRGQSRLDQILDYLKSHNLVTVDELVTVIDASPATIRRDLIKLDEQGVISRSHGGVTLNRFIPSQPTTNEKLQRSLAEKQAIARRAATLVQPGNAVVLDAGTTMLELARNLTHLPLRVITADLQIALFLSEFKQIEVTIIGGRIDDSSQSCIGEHGRRLLRSVYPDIAFISCNSWSLEKGITTPTEEKAGIKQDLGMNASRRVLLADSSKYGAYSLFCVSALNELTDIITDSGLSPDVERQLRGQPFMLQLVSVESR; via the coding sequence ATGTCGTGGGGTGCAACATTGACTGATACGTTACGCGTAAATGGAGAGCGAGTGAGAGGACAAAGCCGTCTTGATCAGATTCTGGATTATCTGAAAAGCCATAATCTGGTGACGGTGGATGAACTTGTGACGGTCATTGATGCGTCCCCGGCGACCATTCGCCGCGATTTGATCAAGCTCGACGAGCAGGGCGTCATCAGCCGTAGCCACGGCGGGGTGACGCTCAACCGTTTCATCCCTTCTCAGCCGACGACCAATGAAAAGCTGCAGCGCAGCCTGGCGGAAAAGCAGGCCATCGCCCGGCGGGCGGCGACACTGGTACAACCGGGAAATGCGGTGGTGTTGGATGCCGGTACTACCATGCTGGAACTGGCACGCAACCTGACGCATCTGCCGCTGCGGGTGATCACCGCCGATTTGCAGATAGCGCTGTTTCTCTCTGAGTTCAAGCAGATAGAAGTGACGATCATCGGTGGGCGTATCGACGATAGCAGCCAGTCCTGCATCGGCGAGCACGGTCGTCGTTTGTTGCGCAGCGTCTATCCGGATATTGCCTTTATCAGCTGTAACTCGTGGAGCCTGGAGAAAGGCATCACCACCCCCACGGAAGAAAAAGCGGGCATCAAACAGGATCTGGGTATGAACGCCAGCCGTCGGGTGTTGCTGGCCGACAGCAGCAAATACGGCGCTTACTCACTGTTTTGCGTGTCTGCGTTGAATGAACTGACCGATATCATCACGGACAGCGGCCTGTCGCCAGACGTGGAGCGTCAGTTACGAGGTCAACCCTTTATGCTGCAACTGGTGAGTGTAGAAAGCCGCTGA
- a CDS encoding D-threonate 4-phosphate dehydrogenase: MSKIIAVTMGDPAGIGPEIIIKSLAEGELSGAPAVVVGCVQTLRRILALGVVPQVELNEIERPADARFAPGVINVINEPLADPQGLKQGVVQAQAGDLAYRCVKRATELAMAGEVHAIATAPLNKEALHSAGHLYPGHTELLAKLTHSRDYAMVLYTDKLKVIHVTTHIALRKFLDTLNRDRVETVIAMADTFLKRVGYQSPRIAVAGVNPHAGENGLFGDEEITIVGPSIEAMKAKGIDAYGPCPPDTVYLQAYEGQYDMVVAMYHDQGHIPLKLLGFYDGVNITAGLPFIRTSADHGTAFDIAWTGKAKSDSMAISIKLAMQLA; this comes from the coding sequence GTGAGTAAAATTATTGCGGTAACTATGGGTGACCCGGCGGGCATCGGCCCGGAAATCATCATCAAGTCGTTGGCCGAAGGCGAACTGTCCGGTGCACCAGCGGTGGTGGTGGGCTGCGTACAGACGCTGCGCCGTATTCTGGCGTTAGGCGTTGTGCCACAGGTCGAACTCAACGAAATCGAACGGCCTGCCGACGCACGTTTCGCTCCCGGCGTTATCAACGTGATCAACGAGCCGCTGGCTGACCCGCAGGGCCTCAAGCAAGGCGTGGTGCAGGCGCAGGCGGGCGATCTGGCCTACCGTTGCGTGAAACGCGCCACCGAGCTGGCGATGGCGGGCGAAGTCCATGCGATTGCTACTGCGCCGCTCAACAAAGAGGCGCTGCACTCCGCCGGTCACCTCTATCCGGGGCACACTGAATTGCTGGCGAAGCTGACCCACAGCCGTGACTACGCGATGGTGTTGTACACCGACAAACTGAAAGTGATTCATGTTACGACCCATATTGCGTTGCGTAAATTCCTGGATACGCTTAACCGCGATCGGGTTGAAACCGTGATTGCGATGGCGGATACCTTCCTCAAACGTGTGGGCTATCAGTCGCCGCGCATTGCGGTTGCCGGGGTGAACCCACATGCGGGTGAAAACGGCTTGTTTGGTGATGAAGAGATTACTATTGTCGGCCCGTCTATCGAGGCGATGAAAGCCAAAGGTATCGACGCCTACGGCCCGTGCCCGCCGGATACGGTGTACCTGCAGGCATACGAAGGGCAATATGACATGGTGGTGGCGATGTACCACGATCAGGGGCATATTCCACTTAAGCTGCTGGGCTTTTATGATGGAGTGAATATCACCGCCGGGTTACCGTTTATCCGCACCTCGGCGGACCACGGTACCGCGTTTGATATCGCCTGGACAGGTAAAGCGAAGTCTGACAGCATGGCGATCTCCATCAAACTGGCGATGCAACTGGCCTGA
- the dtnK gene encoding D-threonate kinase gives MPDGRDFTQIMVVADDFTGANDAGVGLALQGARVNVMFDVTAIHTGQTDDALVVNTDSRAVTASVAAERTAQAVALWRKTGARGWIVKKMDSTLRGNPGAEIDAALNAADLSLALIAPAAPTLGRITRDGQVWVHGVLLTDTEFASDPKTPVRSASIGKRLAEQTQLAQAALSLDEVRGGNLAARLQQLSDSGVRLVVLDAESQQDLDRIVAAAAQLAEKPLLVGSAGLSEALAQHLSFPAPCRSLLAVIGSMSEIAQLQIKAAGQRPNVRLIDVDIAGLLTMDDGLLVHISQQAAAVLATGQHCVLRTCRDDNQRFEVDSLCQRYGMSRQQLGETISRQLGELTRRIVQRQRPGGLYLSGGDIAIAAATALQASGFHIKGQIASCVPWGRLLDSLVGDIPVMTKAGGFGDEATLLNVLRFIEESVCE, from the coding sequence ATGCCGGACGGGCGTGATTTCACCCAAATCATGGTGGTGGCGGATGACTTCACTGGTGCGAACGATGCGGGCGTCGGTTTGGCGCTGCAGGGCGCGCGGGTGAATGTGATGTTTGACGTCACGGCTATCCATACCGGACAGACAGATGACGCGCTGGTGGTGAACACTGACAGCCGTGCTGTCACGGCTTCTGTGGCGGCGGAGCGGACCGCACAGGCGGTGGCGTTGTGGCGTAAAACCGGCGCGCGCGGTTGGATCGTTAAAAAGATGGATTCGACCCTGCGTGGTAACCCTGGCGCAGAAATAGACGCGGCACTGAATGCGGCGGATCTGTCGCTGGCATTGATTGCGCCTGCCGCGCCGACGCTGGGGCGCATTACCCGTGACGGGCAGGTGTGGGTACATGGCGTGTTGCTGACGGATACCGAATTCGCCAGCGACCCGAAAACGCCGGTACGTTCGGCATCCATCGGTAAACGACTGGCGGAGCAAACCCAATTGGCTCAGGCAGCGTTGTCGCTGGACGAGGTGCGTGGCGGCAATCTGGCGGCTCGACTGCAACAGCTCAGTGATAGCGGTGTGCGGCTGGTGGTGCTGGATGCAGAGAGTCAACAGGATCTCGACCGTATTGTTGCGGCTGCCGCCCAATTGGCAGAAAAACCGCTGCTGGTCGGGTCTGCCGGGCTGAGTGAGGCGCTGGCGCAGCATCTGTCGTTCCCGGCACCGTGCCGGTCGTTGCTGGCGGTGATTGGTTCGATGAGTGAAATTGCTCAATTGCAGATTAAGGCGGCCGGTCAACGACCCAATGTGCGGTTAATCGATGTTGATATCGCCGGGTTACTGACGATGGATGACGGTTTGCTGGTGCACATCAGTCAGCAGGCGGCGGCCGTGTTGGCCACAGGACAGCACTGTGTGCTGCGCACCTGCCGTGACGATAATCAGCGATTTGAGGTGGACAGTCTGTGCCAGCGCTACGGCATGAGTCGTCAGCAACTGGGGGAGACCATCAGTCGCCAACTGGGTGAACTGACGCGGCGTATCGTGCAGCGTCAGCGACCGGGCGGGCTCTATTTATCCGGCGGGGATATCGCCATTGCGGCCGCGACCGCGTTACAGGCCAGCGGATTTCATATCAAAGGACAGATTGCTTCCTGCGTCCCCTGGGGACGTTTGCTCGACAGCCTGGTAGGCGATATTCCCGTCATGACGAAAGCGGGCGGGTTTGGCGATGAGGCCACCCTGCTGAATGTATTGCGTTTTATTGAGGAGAGCGTGTGTGAGTAA
- a CDS encoding iron-containing alcohol dehydrogenase: MNINSTLISGYQALQDLGYLLRGRQHVLLVTDKNIVGLAGVQTLIAQLKDSVPHLSLIDNVPAEPSQHDVAAVLQQLPATQPDLVIGVGGGSVLDVAKLLSLLCAGEEGITLNSLLEGRKPTRRTTSLLIPTTAGTGSEATPNAILAIPEKETKVGIITPVMLPDYVALIPELTTSMPAHIAASTGIDALCHLIECFTATIANPVADNYALIGMKKLFANIETAVNEPSNLEARLNMLWASYYGGASIAHSGTHLVHAMSYPLGGKYHIPHGVANAILLAPCMRFVQHAAAEKFAQAYDLLPDADLSLSTEQKAAALVDYFTALVKRLNLPSSLQQLGISPDHLPYLVESALQVQRLMKNVPTTVTAQDVHAIYSTLF; the protein is encoded by the coding sequence ATGAATATCAACAGCACCCTCATCAGCGGTTATCAGGCACTCCAGGATCTGGGCTACCTCCTGCGCGGCAGGCAGCACGTACTGTTGGTGACGGACAAGAACATCGTGGGACTGGCCGGGGTTCAGACTCTGATCGCACAACTGAAGGACAGCGTGCCGCACCTTTCCCTGATTGATAACGTGCCAGCCGAACCCAGCCAGCACGATGTGGCGGCAGTCTTGCAACAATTGCCTGCCACCCAGCCTGATCTGGTGATCGGTGTCGGGGGCGGTAGCGTACTGGACGTTGCCAAACTGCTGTCGCTGCTGTGCGCCGGCGAAGAAGGCATCACGCTCAATAGCCTGCTGGAAGGTCGCAAACCGACACGGCGCACCACCTCGTTGCTGATCCCAACAACAGCAGGCACCGGTTCCGAAGCCACGCCAAACGCCATTCTGGCCATTCCGGAAAAAGAAACCAAAGTCGGGATCATCACCCCGGTAATGCTGCCGGATTATGTGGCGCTGATACCTGAACTGACCACCAGCATGCCAGCGCACATTGCTGCCTCAACCGGCATTGATGCGCTCTGTCACCTGATCGAATGCTTTACCGCCACCATCGCCAACCCGGTGGCCGACAACTATGCCTTAATCGGCATGAAGAAACTGTTCGCCAACATCGAAACCGCGGTGAACGAACCTTCTAATCTGGAAGCGCGCCTGAACATGCTGTGGGCGTCCTATTACGGCGGTGCGTCTATCGCCCACTCCGGCACTCATCTGGTCCACGCCATGTCTTACCCGCTGGGCGGCAAGTACCACATTCCTCATGGGGTAGCGAACGCCATTCTGCTGGCACCGTGCATGCGCTTCGTCCAGCACGCGGCGGCGGAAAAATTCGCGCAGGCTTATGACCTGCTGCCAGACGCCGACCTGTCGCTTTCCACTGAACAGAAAGCCGCCGCACTGGTGGATTACTTCACCGCGCTGGTGAAACGACTGAATCTGCCGTCGTCGCTGCAACAGTTGGGTATTAGCCCGGATCACCTGCCGTATCTGGTGGAATCCGCCTTGCAGGTACAGCGACTGATGAAGAATGTCCCGACTACCGTGACGGCGCAGGATGTCCACGCCATTTATTCAACGCTGTTTTAA
- a CDS encoding dihydrodipicolinate synthase family protein: MTKAITGVLTAIVTPFDHQGEFSPTAMRQQVQRQMRYGNGIFCNGTNGEFFVLHTDEKVAVTETCVDEAAGKVPVVAHIGEISTRETIKLGKRIAALGVDAVSVITPYFVPLKQSELIDHYRAVADALPVPVFMYNIPARTGNTLQPETVRVLAEHPNIIGIKDSAGSYESLSGFLKAVKDMPNCDVLNGPDSLIHQGFVDGCSACISGLANVAPQAISEIWHRFHAGDIDGSRQAQEQVSELRKTLYAVAFSPAVVKKALVLMGQDVGVSRYPIAFSAQDEETIRTIIKPFSQ, translated from the coding sequence ATGACTAAAGCGATTACAGGCGTACTGACGGCGATCGTCACGCCTTTTGACCATCAGGGGGAATTCAGCCCCACCGCCATGCGCCAGCAGGTTCAACGCCAGATGCGCTATGGCAACGGAATTTTCTGTAACGGCACCAACGGTGAATTCTTTGTGCTTCACACCGATGAGAAAGTGGCCGTCACCGAAACCTGCGTGGACGAAGCCGCCGGAAAAGTACCGGTTGTGGCACACATCGGTGAAATCTCTACCCGTGAAACCATCAAGCTCGGCAAGCGCATCGCCGCACTGGGCGTGGATGCCGTTTCCGTCATCACGCCGTATTTCGTACCGCTCAAACAAAGCGAACTGATAGACCACTACCGCGCGGTGGCGGACGCACTGCCGGTACCGGTGTTCATGTACAACATTCCGGCCCGTACCGGCAATACGCTGCAACCGGAAACGGTGCGCGTGCTGGCCGAGCACCCGAACATTATTGGCATCAAGGACAGCGCCGGTAGTTACGAAAGCCTGAGCGGTTTCCTGAAAGCCGTGAAAGATATGCCGAACTGCGACGTGCTCAATGGCCCGGATTCGCTGATTCATCAGGGGTTTGTCGACGGTTGCTCCGCCTGTATTTCCGGCCTGGCCAACGTCGCGCCACAGGCCATCAGCGAAATCTGGCACCGCTTCCATGCTGGCGATATTGACGGTTCCCGTCAGGCGCAGGAGCAGGTGAGTGAACTGCGTAAAACGCTGTACGCGGTAGCGTTCTCACCTGCGGTGGTGAAAAAAGCGCTGGTACTGATGGGGCAGGACGTCGGGGTGAGCCGCTACCCGATTGCGTTCTCAGCACAAGACGAAGAGACAATTCGCACCATTATTAAACCGTTCTCACAGTGA
- a CDS encoding sodium:solute symporter family protein: protein MNHFDLTDTLIIVGIIVVYIALTSLLTLRLRSNSNSEFMEGSRALPAFIVGILLMTEFIGAKSTVGTSQAAFESGIAASWSVIGAAIGFLLFGMILVKKIYNTGKITISGAIAERYGNTTKNIISIIMIYALLLVNVGNYVSGAAAISTVLKVSLPVAALITAIVSTFYFYFGGIKGVAYVTLIHSGMKYIGVMVILFVALKMTGGITPMVEKMPEFYWTWDGNIGASTIGAWLIGTIGSIFCTQFVIQAIASTKDEKSAKRATWIAFLFCMPIAIAIAIIGVAAKFVHPEIKSLYALPIFLQDMNPWLAGLVTTSLVASIFISVSTVALAIASLIVKDFYVPYCKPTPEKEFKMTRVFSLIIGFLPLVFVLLVPEVLKLSFFTRAIRLSISVVAMVAFYLPFFSSSRGVNAGLILSCVVTSVWYIMGNPFGIDNMYIALATPAVVMAIDRLIPNKAAKAGQKVEPSVPHSGA, encoded by the coding sequence ATGAACCATTTTGATCTGACAGACACACTTATCATCGTCGGGATAATTGTCGTCTACATTGCCCTTACCTCCTTGCTGACCCTGCGCCTGCGCAGTAACTCCAACTCGGAGTTCATGGAAGGCTCACGCGCACTGCCGGCCTTCATCGTCGGTATCCTGCTGATGACCGAATTTATCGGTGCCAAATCAACCGTCGGTACCTCACAGGCCGCCTTTGAGAGTGGTATCGCGGCCTCCTGGTCGGTGATTGGCGCGGCTATCGGCTTCCTGCTGTTTGGCATGATTCTGGTGAAGAAGATCTATAACACCGGGAAAATCACCATTTCCGGTGCTATCGCCGAACGTTATGGCAACACCACCAAGAACATTATCTCCATCATCATGATCTACGCGCTGTTGCTGGTTAACGTAGGTAACTACGTCAGCGGCGCCGCGGCTATCTCCACCGTGCTGAAAGTCAGCCTGCCGGTGGCGGCACTCATCACCGCTATCGTCAGTACCTTCTATTTCTACTTCGGTGGCATCAAAGGCGTTGCCTACGTCACACTGATCCACAGCGGCATGAAATACATCGGGGTGATGGTCATTCTGTTCGTGGCACTGAAAATGACCGGCGGCATCACGCCGATGGTCGAGAAGATGCCAGAATTCTACTGGACCTGGGACGGCAATATCGGTGCCAGCACCATTGGCGCATGGCTTATCGGTACCATCGGCTCCATTTTCTGTACCCAGTTTGTGATTCAGGCTATCGCGTCCACCAAAGATGAGAAATCCGCCAAACGGGCGACCTGGATTGCGTTCCTGTTCTGTATGCCGATCGCCATCGCGATTGCCATCATCGGTGTCGCCGCCAAATTCGTACACCCGGAAATCAAGAGCCTGTATGCGTTGCCCATCTTCCTGCAGGACATGAATCCGTGGCTGGCAGGGCTCGTCACCACCTCGCTGGTCGCCTCCATCTTTATCAGCGTGAGTACGGTTGCACTGGCGATTGCCTCGCTGATCGTAAAAGATTTCTACGTGCCGTACTGCAAACCGACACCGGAAAAAGAATTCAAGATGACCCGCGTGTTCTCGCTGATCATCGGCTTCCTGCCGTTGGTATTCGTGCTGCTGGTGCCGGAAGTACTGAAACTGTCGTTCTTTACCCGTGCCATTCGCCTGTCGATTTCCGTGGTGGCGATGGTCGCCTTCTACCTGCCGTTCTTTAGCAGTTCGCGTGGCGTCAACGCCGGCCTGATTCTGTCCTGTGTCGTCACCTCAGTCTGGTACATCATGGGTAACCCGTTCGGCATCGACAACATGTACATTGCACTGGCAACACCGGCTGTGGTGATGGCGATTGACCGTCTGATCCCCAACAAAGCCGCCAAAGCCGGACAGAAAGTTGAACCATCCGTACCTCATTCTGGAGCCTAA
- a CDS encoding sialidase family protein — protein sequence MTTETTETITIERDGLVRPADADNQRLDAYIPSECPQNHASNLLHLPNGDVLCVWFGGTQEGVSDISIYLSRLVNGSNQWTPAVKLSDDPTRSEQNPVLFLAPDGILWLLYTAQKSGNQDTAIVRYRQSQDQGYTWGEIGVLLEQPGTFIRQPITVLPNGDWLLPVFYCRIQPGEKWVGNDDISAVKISSDRGQTWRESVVPNSTGCVHMNITLLKDGTLLALFRSRWADFIYRSHSTDGGETWSEPEATDLPNNNSSIQVTTLDNGHLALVFNAMNADGATERRLSLYDEIEDEEESDAKMPEIATGRSAFWGAPRAPMTLAISEDGGKTWPWQRNLEVGDGYCMTNNSTDKRNREFSYPSIKQGPDGKLHIAFTYFRQAIKYVCVSEEWVKG from the coding sequence ATGACGACCGAAACGACCGAAACCATTACCATCGAACGCGACGGCCTGGTCCGCCCGGCTGACGCTGACAACCAACGTCTTGACGCGTACATTCCGTCAGAATGTCCGCAGAACCATGCGTCTAACCTGCTGCATCTGCCTAACGGCGATGTGCTGTGCGTCTGGTTCGGCGGCACCCAGGAAGGGGTGTCTGACATCTCGATTTACCTGTCACGACTGGTCAACGGGAGCAACCAATGGACGCCTGCCGTCAAACTCTCCGACGACCCGACCCGTTCCGAACAGAACCCGGTGCTGTTTCTGGCACCGGACGGCATACTGTGGTTACTGTACACCGCGCAGAAATCTGGCAATCAGGATACCGCCATCGTGCGTTATCGCCAGTCACAGGATCAGGGCTACACCTGGGGTGAAATTGGCGTACTGCTGGAACAACCCGGCACCTTTATCCGCCAGCCGATTACCGTGCTGCCCAACGGCGACTGGTTGCTGCCGGTGTTCTACTGCCGCATCCAGCCGGGTGAAAAATGGGTCGGCAACGATGATATCAGCGCGGTGAAAATCTCCAGCGATCGCGGGCAAACCTGGCGTGAGTCGGTGGTGCCGAACAGCACCGGCTGCGTACACATGAACATCACCCTGCTCAAAGACGGCACCTTACTGGCGCTGTTCCGTAGCCGCTGGGCCGATTTCATCTACCGCAGCCACTCGACCGACGGCGGGGAAACCTGGTCGGAGCCAGAGGCGACAGACCTGCCAAACAACAACTCGTCGATTCAGGTGACCACACTGGACAACGGCCACCTGGCGCTGGTGTTCAACGCCATGAATGCCGACGGCGCAACCGAACGTCGCCTGTCGTTGTATGACGAAATCGAAGACGAAGAAGAGAGCGATGCCAAAATGCCGGAAATCGCCACCGGACGTAGCGCCTTCTGGGGCGCGCCACGTGCGCCGATGACGCTGGCGATTTCTGAAGACGGTGGGAAAACCTGGCCGTGGCAGCGCAATCTGGAAGTGGGTGACGGTTACTGCATGACCAATAACTCGACGGATAAACGTAACCGCGAGTTCTCCTACCCCAGCATTAAACAGGGGCCAGACGGCAAACTGCACATCGCGTTTACCTACTTCCGCCAGGCGATTAAATACGTCTGCGTCAGCGAAGAGTGGGTCAAAGGTTAA
- a CDS encoding YhcH/YjgK/YiaL family protein, producing MIAGNLNHLSLATLPEPLWRILSGFTLAQLNALPEGKYQPDNVDWFYSIGTVSTAPKAERHTEFHRRFLDIQLILAGEEIIGYDLNDASDRAATERKPDLFILEQSQVPHAIRLAAGDFVTFYPGEPHQALCAINDQPAPVKKAVFKIPVEQLNTQG from the coding sequence ATGATCGCAGGTAATCTGAATCATCTGTCACTGGCCACCTTGCCCGAACCACTGTGGCGCATTCTTTCCGGCTTCACGCTTGCGCAGCTAAACGCGCTGCCGGAAGGGAAATACCAGCCGGATAACGTGGACTGGTTCTATTCTATCGGCACGGTATCCACCGCACCGAAAGCCGAACGTCATACCGAATTCCATCGCCGTTTTCTCGATATTCAACTAATTCTGGCAGGGGAAGAGATCATCGGCTACGACCTGAACGACGCCAGTGATCGCGCCGCCACCGAACGCAAACCGGACCTGTTTATTCTGGAACAGTCGCAGGTACCGCACGCCATTCGACTGGCCGCCGGGGATTTCGTCACCTTCTATCCGGGTGAGCCCCATCAGGCGCTGTGCGCCATCAACGACCAGCCAGCCCCAGTGAAAAAAGCGGTGTTTAAGATACCGGTTGAACAACTGAACACACAGGGGTAA